Proteins from one Arthrobacter sp. Soc17.1.1.1 genomic window:
- a CDS encoding HpcH/HpaI aldolase/citrate lyase family protein, which translates to MATFLRNSRAAALPAKLSRSWLLASAASEDTFIPALTSEADSVVFDMEDAVPAAGKSEARERVVEALSTGMTAWVRVNGIETEYWADDLAALSRAPGLRGVMLAMTEKPEQVTHTAMRLQAGTPVLALIESALGIENATAIASAPGTFRLAFGVGDFRRDTGASDDPMALAYARSKLVVASRVGQLPGPIDGPTVGALGDELLEACKVTASMGMTGKLCLLTDATDTINRGLSPSESEINWAAELLREHAAGAVVGDGSYLPRLARAQKISSLADSYGLWNA; encoded by the coding sequence ATGGCCACCTTCCTCAGAAACAGCCGCGCTGCAGCGCTCCCCGCCAAGCTCTCACGATCCTGGTTGCTGGCCTCCGCGGCTTCCGAGGACACGTTCATCCCCGCCCTCACGTCCGAGGCCGATTCCGTGGTGTTCGACATGGAGGACGCCGTCCCCGCGGCGGGCAAGTCCGAGGCGCGTGAGCGTGTGGTCGAGGCCCTGTCCACCGGCATGACGGCATGGGTGCGGGTCAACGGCATCGAGACGGAGTACTGGGCCGACGACCTCGCCGCCCTCTCCAGGGCACCCGGTCTGCGCGGCGTCATGCTGGCCATGACGGAGAAGCCCGAGCAGGTGACGCACACGGCGATGCGCCTGCAGGCGGGCACGCCCGTGCTCGCGCTGATCGAATCGGCGCTCGGTATCGAGAACGCGACGGCGATCGCCAGCGCGCCGGGCACGTTCCGGCTCGCGTTCGGCGTGGGCGACTTCCGGCGGGACACTGGCGCCTCGGACGATCCGATGGCGCTCGCCTATGCCCGCTCGAAGCTCGTGGTCGCCTCGCGCGTGGGACAGCTCCCCGGCCCGATCGACGGCCCCACCGTCGGCGCCCTGGGGGACGAGCTGCTCGAGGCGTGCAAGGTCACGGCGTCCATGGGCATGACCGGCAAGCTGTGCCTCCTGACCGACGCCACCGACACCATCAACCGGGGCCTGTCGCCGAGCGAGTCCGAGATCAACTGGGCCGCGGAGCTCCTGCGCGAGCACGCCGCCGGGGCCGTGGTGGGTGACGGCTCCTACCTGCCGCGCCTGGCGCGGGCGCAGAAGATCTCCTCGCTGGCGGACTCGTACGGGCTCTGGAACGCCTGA